In the Halodesulfovibrio sp. genome, one interval contains:
- a CDS encoding FAD-linked oxidase C-terminal domain-containing protein, whose protein sequence is MISASLTKEFEAAVGKENVFTSEPERQAYSYDSAVLEPVTPALVVRPTNSEELGKVIALCNENNCPITVRGAGTNLSGGTIPDKRDGIVILTNGLNKILEINEEDLYAVVQPGVVTAQFAQEVAKRGLFYPPDPGSQAVSTIGGNVAENAGGLRGLKYGVTKDYVMGLDFFDVNGQLVKTGSRTVKCVTGYNLAGLMAASEGTLGVFNEIILKLTPPPAASKAMMAVFDDVNKASEAVASIIAAHVVPCTLEFMDQAALKHVEAYTKAGLPVEAAAILLIEVDGHPGQVADEAAVVEKCLSKAGATAVHVAKDAEEKFKLWEARRNALPALARAKPTTVLEDATVPRSQIPAMVAAINDIAKKYDLAIGTFGHAGDGNLHPTILCDRRDAKEFHRVEEAVDNIFDVALSLKGTLSGEHGIGMAKSKWMEKETSRATIDYSLNMKRAIDPNNILNPGKIIAG, encoded by the coding sequence GTGATTAGTGCGTCCTTGACTAAAGAATTTGAAGCCGCAGTCGGCAAAGAAAATGTGTTTACTTCTGAGCCGGAGCGTCAGGCTTACTCTTATGACTCCGCTGTACTTGAACCTGTAACTCCTGCATTGGTTGTTCGCCCGACCAATTCTGAAGAATTAGGTAAAGTTATTGCGCTCTGTAACGAAAACAACTGCCCTATCACTGTACGCGGTGCCGGTACAAACCTTTCCGGCGGCACTATTCCAGATAAGCGTGATGGCATTGTTATTCTCACAAACGGTCTGAACAAGATCCTCGAAATCAACGAAGAAGATCTTTACGCTGTTGTTCAGCCGGGTGTTGTTACTGCACAGTTTGCACAGGAAGTTGCAAAACGTGGTCTGTTCTACCCGCCTGACCCGGGTTCTCAGGCTGTTTCCACTATCGGCGGTAACGTTGCCGAAAACGCCGGTGGTCTTCGCGGTCTTAAATATGGCGTAACCAAAGATTACGTTATGGGTCTCGACTTTTTTGATGTAAACGGTCAGCTCGTAAAAACCGGTTCACGCACTGTTAAATGTGTAACCGGCTATAACCTTGCAGGTCTTATGGCTGCTTCTGAAGGCACTCTTGGTGTATTCAACGAAATCATCCTCAAACTTACACCACCACCTGCTGCATCTAAAGCTATGATGGCTGTATTTGACGATGTTAACAAAGCTTCCGAAGCTGTTGCTTCCATTATTGCTGCCCACGTTGTTCCTTGTACTCTTGAATTCATGGATCAGGCTGCACTCAAACACGTTGAAGCATACACTAAAGCAGGTCTTCCTGTAGAAGCTGCTGCTATTCTTCTTATCGAAGTAGACGGTCACCCGGGACAGGTTGCTGACGAAGCTGCTGTTGTAGAAAAATGTCTCTCTAAAGCTGGTGCAACTGCTGTTCACGTTGCAAAAGACGCTGAAGAGAAATTCAAACTGTGGGAAGCACGCCGTAACGCGCTGCCAGCTCTTGCTCGTGCTAAGCCGACTACAGTTCTTGAAGATGCAACAGTACCTCGCTCCCAGATTCCTGCAATGGTAGCTGCAATTAACGACATTGCGAAAAAATACGATCTTGCTATCGGCACATTCGGTCATGCTGGTGACGGTAACCTTCACCCGACAATCCTTTGTGACCGTCGTGATGCAAAAGAATTCCACCGTGTAGAAGAAGCTGTTGATAATATCTTTGACGTAGCTCTTTCTCTCAAAGGTACACTTTCCGGCGAGCACGGCATTGGCATGGCAAAATCCAAGTGGATGGAAAAGGAAACTTCCCGCGCAACAATTGACTACTCTCTCAATATGAAGCGTGCGATTGATCCTAATAACATCCTCAACCCAGGTAAAATCATCGCAGGGTAG
- the nifJ gene encoding pyruvate:ferredoxin (flavodoxin) oxidoreductase — MAKTMKTMDGNTAAAHIAYALSDTAAIYPITPSSNMAEAADDWAAAGKKNIFDQTVSIRQLQSEAGAAGAVHGCLAAGALTSTFTASQGLLLMIPNMYKIAGELLPGVFHVSARALASHALSIFGDHQDVMACRQTGFAFLCSNSVQEAMDMALVAHLAAIETSVPFCHFFDGFRTSHELQKIEVIDYEDIKKVVNFEKIEAFRQNAMNPEHPHLRGTAQNPDIYFQAREACNTFYDAVPAAVIDAMAKVESITGRSYKPFEFVGHEDAERVIVCMGSGNEAIEEVVNYLTEKGEKVGLLKVRLYRPFSIKHMLEVVPASAEIFTVLDRTKEPGAIGDPLYLDVCAAFKEHGEMPVILSGRYGLGSKEFTPADVLAVYENMKVAGPKDHFTVGITDDVTRSSLTVGDVLDTVPAGTVQCKFFGLGADGTVGANKQAIKIIGDNTDMYAQGYFAYDSKKSGGFTVSHLRFGNEKIQSTYLVNAADYIACHKSAYVNQYDLLDGIKDGGIFVLNSNWSPEEMNEHLPASMKRTLAEKNIKFYNVDAVKIASEVGLGGRINMVMQTAFFKLANVIPFDQAVAYLKDSIKKAYGKKGDHIVNMNVQAVDKAADALVEVKIPADWATASDDCACTGDAPEFITNVVRPILAQKGDKLPVSAFEPDGLFPVGTAAFEKRGVAILVPEWVQENCIQCNRCSYVCPHAAIRPVLATEEELADAPATFTTLDAKGKEVKGLKYRMQVYAEDCLGCGSCANVCPAKEKALVMKPIETQVDDQAANLAFAEETIEIKDALMSRDSLKGSQFQQPLMEFSGACAGCGETPYVKLLTQMFGERMIIANATGCSSIWGASAPTTPYTVNKNGHGPAWGNSLFEDAAEFGYGMGMAYTQRRNKLEDVVKEAIDTVESVQLKDALTAWLEVKDQGDASAAAGEEILTLIEAGVDHSAMAHELYSMADLFTKKSVWVFGGDGWAYDIGFGGVDHVLASGEDINILVMDTEVYSNTGGQSSKATPLGSIAKMAASGKKVGKKDLGLIAMSYGYVYVASVSMGANMNQVLKAFKEAEAFDGPSIVICYAPCINQGIRKGMGKSIEEEKIAVETGYWPLYRYNPVLADEGKNPFIYESKAPNGQIQEFLSGENRYALLEKLAPEESKRLRAQIEEDYMKRYEYFKSLSDLPGIEVAAPGAPVASKGNGEERCEIAATAETDGKNGAGDACNDGRDAK; from the coding sequence ATGGCCAAGACTATGAAAACTATGGATGGTAACACCGCTGCTGCGCATATTGCGTACGCGCTGAGTGACACGGCTGCTATCTACCCGATCACTCCATCATCCAACATGGCAGAAGCTGCAGACGACTGGGCTGCTGCCGGCAAGAAAAACATCTTTGACCAGACAGTTTCCATCCGTCAGCTCCAGTCAGAAGCTGGTGCTGCTGGTGCGGTACACGGCTGTCTCGCAGCAGGCGCGCTGACTTCTACATTTACAGCGTCTCAGGGCCTTCTGCTCATGATTCCTAACATGTACAAAATTGCCGGTGAACTTCTTCCTGGCGTTTTCCATGTTTCTGCACGTGCTCTTGCATCACATGCACTCTCCATCTTCGGTGACCATCAGGACGTAATGGCTTGTCGTCAGACTGGCTTTGCTTTCTTATGTTCCAACTCCGTACAGGAAGCTATGGATATGGCTCTCGTTGCTCACCTTGCAGCAATCGAAACCAGCGTTCCATTCTGTCACTTCTTCGACGGCTTCCGTACTTCTCACGAACTTCAGAAAATCGAAGTTATCGACTACGAAGATATCAAAAAAGTAGTTAACTTTGAGAAAATTGAAGCATTCCGTCAGAACGCAATGAACCCTGAGCACCCACATCTTCGTGGTACTGCTCAGAACCCAGATATTTACTTCCAGGCACGTGAAGCTTGTAACACATTCTACGATGCTGTTCCTGCAGCAGTTATCGATGCAATGGCTAAAGTTGAAAGCATCACCGGCCGTTCCTACAAACCTTTTGAGTTCGTTGGTCACGAAGACGCAGAACGCGTAATCGTATGTATGGGCTCTGGTAACGAAGCTATTGAAGAAGTAGTTAACTACCTTACCGAAAAAGGTGAAAAAGTAGGTCTTCTTAAAGTTCGTCTCTACCGTCCGTTCTCTATCAAGCACATGCTCGAAGTTGTTCCTGCTTCCGCAGAAATCTTCACTGTTCTTGATCGTACAAAAGAACCTGGCGCAATTGGCGATCCTCTTTACCTTGACGTTTGCGCTGCATTTAAAGAACACGGTGAAATGCCAGTAATTCTTTCCGGTCGCTACGGTCTCGGTTCTAAAGAATTCACCCCTGCTGACGTACTCGCAGTATACGAGAACATGAAAGTAGCTGGTCCTAAAGACCACTTCACTGTTGGTATTACAGACGACGTTACTCGTTCTTCCCTTACTGTTGGTGACGTACTCGACACCGTACCTGCTGGCACAGTTCAGTGTAAATTCTTCGGTCTCGGTGCTGACGGTACTGTTGGTGCTAACAAGCAGGCTATTAAAATCATCGGTGACAACACCGACATGTACGCACAGGGTTACTTCGCTTACGACTCCAAAAAGTCCGGCGGCTTCACTGTGTCTCACCTTCGTTTCGGTAACGAAAAAATTCAGTCCACTTACCTTGTTAACGCAGCTGACTACATTGCTTGTCACAAGTCTGCTTACGTTAACCAGTACGATCTCCTCGACGGAATCAAAGATGGCGGTATTTTCGTACTGAACTCTAACTGGTCACCAGAAGAGATGAACGAACATCTCCCTGCTTCCATGAAACGTACTCTCGCTGAAAAGAACATCAAGTTCTACAACGTAGATGCTGTTAAGATTGCATCTGAAGTAGGTCTTGGCGGTCGCATCAACATGGTTATGCAGACTGCATTCTTTAAGCTTGCAAACGTAATTCCTTTCGATCAGGCAGTAGCTTACCTTAAAGATTCTATTAAGAAAGCATACGGCAAGAAAGGTGATCACATCGTTAACATGAACGTTCAGGCTGTTGATAAAGCTGCTGACGCTCTTGTTGAAGTTAAAATTCCTGCAGACTGGGCAACCGCTTCTGATGATTGCGCTTGCACTGGCGATGCTCCAGAATTCATTACCAACGTTGTTCGTCCTATCCTTGCACAGAAAGGCGACAAACTCCCTGTTTCCGCTTTCGAACCGGACGGTCTCTTCCCAGTTGGTACTGCAGCATTCGAAAAACGCGGTGTAGCTATTCTCGTACCTGAATGGGTACAGGAAAACTGCATCCAGTGTAACCGCTGCTCTTACGTTTGTCCTCACGCTGCAATTCGTCCTGTACTTGCTACTGAAGAAGAACTTGCTGACGCACCAGCAACCTTCACTACTCTCGATGCTAAAGGCAAAGAAGTAAAAGGTCTCAAGTACCGCATGCAGGTTTACGCAGAAGACTGCCTCGGTTGTGGTTCTTGTGCAAACGTATGTCCTGCTAAAGAAAAAGCACTCGTTATGAAGCCAATCGAAACTCAGGTTGACGATCAGGCTGCTAACCTTGCTTTCGCAGAAGAAACAATCGAGATCAAAGATGCTCTCATGTCCCGCGACTCTCTCAAAGGCTCTCAGTTCCAGCAGCCTCTGATGGAATTCTCCGGTGCATGTGCAGGTTGTGGTGAAACTCCATACGTAAAACTCCTCACTCAGATGTTTGGTGAGCGTATGATTATCGCTAACGCAACCGGTTGTTCTTCCATTTGGGGTGCATCTGCACCTACCACACCATACACTGTAAACAAAAACGGTCACGGTCCTGCTTGGGGTAACTCACTCTTCGAGGACGCTGCTGAATTTGGTTACGGTATGGGCATGGCTTACACACAGCGTCGCAACAAACTTGAAGACGTTGTAAAAGAAGCTATCGACACCGTTGAAAGCGTACAGCTTAAAGATGCTCTCACTGCTTGGCTTGAAGTTAAAGATCAGGGCGATGCATCCGCAGCAGCTGGCGAAGAAATCCTTACACTCATCGAAGCTGGCGTAGACCACAGTGCAATGGCACACGAACTCTACTCCATGGCTGACCTCTTCACCAAAAAATCCGTATGGGTATTCGGTGGTGACGGTTGGGCATACGACATCGGCTTCGGCGGTGTAGACCATGTTCTCGCTTCCGGCGAAGACATCAACATCCTCGTAATGGATACCGAAGTGTACTCTAACACTGGTGGTCAGTCTTCTAAAGCTACCCCACTCGGCTCCATCGCGAAAATGGCAGCTTCCGGTAAGAAAGTTGGTAAAAAAGACCTCGGTCTTATCGCAATGTCTTACGGCTACGTTTACGTTGCATCCGTATCCATGGGTGCTAACATGAACCAGGTTCTCAAGGCATTTAAAGAAGCTGAAGCATTCGACGGTCCGTCCATCGTTATCTGTTACGCACCTTGTATCAACCAGGGTATCCGTAAAGGTATGGGCAAATCCATCGAAGAAGAAAAAATCGCAGTTGAGACTGGTTACTGGCCATTGTACCGCTACAACCCAGTTCTCGCTGACGAAGGCAAAAACCCATTCATCTACGAGTCCAAAGCACCTAACGGTCAGATTCAGGAATTCCTCTCTGGCGAAAACCGTTACGCTCTGCTCGAGAAGCTTGCCCCTGAAGAGTCCAAACGCCTCCGTGCTCAGATTGAAGAGGATTACATGAAGCGCTACGAGTACTTCAAATCCCTCAGCGATCTTCCAGGCATCGAAGTAGCGGCTCCGGGTGCACCAGTTGCCTCTAAAGGTAACGGCGAAGAACGTTGCGAAATTGCAGCAACCGCCGAAACCGACGGCAAAAACGGTGCAGGTGATGCCTGCAACGATGGCCGCGACGCTAAATAG
- a CDS encoding L-lactate permease yields the protein MLAMFAVLPILAALILMVGLRWPATKAMPVAWACAVLGAMAGWGLDAGYVAAMSFHGLITAISVLIIVFGAILILYTLQYSGGMETIQYGMQQISADRRVQAIIIGFMFAAFIEGAAGFGTPAALAAPLLLSLGFPPLAAAVLCLVFNSFPVTFGAVGTPIILGLKYVRPLVDQAVAAGIPGLNFASVDQFNAVIGQWATVYNTPMIYILPIFMLGFITRYFGPNRSWKEGFGAWKFCVFASTAFIVPYLVFAWMIGPEFPSLIGGLVGLGIIILGAKNGFCMPKDHFDFGDHNKWDPEWTGEIKGGGSTNFTAHMSQFRAWLPYVLIGAILVVTRIPELGLKGMLAGVSLGFDAGFLGHPEIKNSIKYLYLPGTIPFVLVAILTIGLHGMSGENTKRAWSEAIAKMKNPTIALVFAVALVSIFRLSANNPSGLPSMPLALAEVAANIFGGAWPMFASFVGGLGAFITGSNTVSDLLFAEFQWGMATQLELPRQLIVAAQAVGGGMGNMVCIHNIVAACAVVGLSGREGAILRRTYGPFLLYGIVVGIMVSACIVMFPTLF from the coding sequence ATGTTAGCAATGTTTGCTGTACTGCCTATTCTGGCAGCTCTTATTCTCATGGTAGGCCTTCGCTGGCCTGCAACTAAGGCTATGCCTGTAGCTTGGGCGTGTGCTGTTCTTGGCGCAATGGCAGGCTGGGGTCTTGATGCAGGCTACGTAGCCGCTATGTCTTTCCATGGCCTCATTACAGCAATCTCCGTACTTATCATCGTTTTTGGTGCTATCCTTATTCTGTACACATTGCAGTACAGCGGTGGTATGGAAACAATTCAGTACGGCATGCAGCAGATTTCCGCTGACCGTCGCGTTCAGGCGATCATCATCGGTTTCATGTTTGCTGCATTCATTGAAGGTGCTGCTGGCTTCGGTACTCCGGCTGCTCTTGCTGCACCTCTGCTTCTGTCTCTTGGCTTCCCGCCACTCGCAGCAGCAGTACTCTGTCTCGTATTTAACTCTTTCCCAGTAACTTTTGGTGCTGTTGGTACCCCGATTATTCTCGGTCTTAAATACGTTCGCCCTCTCGTGGATCAGGCTGTTGCAGCTGGCATCCCGGGTCTCAACTTCGCTTCTGTCGATCAGTTCAACGCTGTTATCGGCCAGTGGGCAACCGTATACAACACACCAATGATTTACATCCTTCCTATCTTCATGCTCGGTTTCATCACCCGCTACTTCGGTCCTAACCGCAGCTGGAAAGAAGGCTTTGGCGCATGGAAATTCTGTGTATTTGCATCAACCGCATTTATCGTACCTTACCTCGTATTCGCTTGGATGATCGGTCCTGAGTTCCCATCCCTTATCGGTGGTCTCGTTGGTCTCGGTATCATCATTCTTGGTGCTAAAAACGGTTTCTGCATGCCTAAAGATCACTTTGACTTTGGTGATCACAACAAATGGGATCCTGAATGGACTGGCGAAATTAAAGGTGGTGGTTCTACCAACTTTACTGCTCACATGTCTCAGTTCCGTGCATGGCTTCCATACGTTCTTATCGGTGCTATCCTCGTTGTTACCCGTATTCCTGAACTCGGTCTCAAAGGCATGCTCGCTGGCGTATCTCTCGGCTTCGACGCAGGCTTCCTCGGCCACCCAGAAATTAAGAACTCAATTAAATACCTCTACCTGCCGGGCACCATTCCATTCGTACTCGTTGCTATTCTCACCATCGGCCTGCACGGCATGAGCGGTGAAAATACCAAACGTGCTTGGAGTGAAGCTATCGCTAAGATGAAGAACCCAACCATCGCTCTCGTATTCGCAGTAGCGCTGGTATCCATCTTCCGTCTTTCCGCTAACAACCCTTCAGGTCTTCCTTCCATGCCATTGGCATTGGCGGAAGTTGCAGCTAACATCTTCGGTGGTGCATGGCCAATGTTTGCATCCTTCGTTGGTGGCTTAGGTGCATTTATTACTGGTTCCAACACCGTATCTGACCTTCTCTTCGCTGAATTCCAGTGGGGCATGGCAACACAGCTCGAGTTACCTCGTCAGCTTATCGTTGCTGCTCAGGCAGTTGGTGGTGGTATGGGTAACATGGTTTGTATCCACAACATCGTTGCTGCTTGTGCGGTTGTAGGTCTCTCTGGTCGTGAAGGCGCCATCCTTCGTCGTACCTACGGTCCTTTCCTCCTTTACGGCATCGTAGTTGGTATCATGGTATCAGCTTGTATCGTGATGTTCCCAACCCTCTTCTAA
- a CDS encoding (Fe-S)-binding protein: MSADLTKLAKLLQELDDQMVACMKCGMCQAVCPVFSETMKESDVTRGKIALLERLAAKLINDAEGVQEALNRCLLCGSCGANCPSGVQISDIFIKARSIVNEYMGLSPVKKAILRGMVGNPKLFNMLLDFGSKFQNLMTSKASETQATRKALLLEPFIGNRHFNPVAKKSLHAKYGTIDTPAGKSGLRVLFFPGCVADKMYTNMGEACLKVFKHHGVGVWMPATQACCGIPALSAGDRTAYDKMVKYNAEIFAEGKYDYIVAPCGSCISTIMKYWPKYGKEYPADVQAKIEKIAAKAMDINEFLVDVLGVKPQGDAPKGGKKVTFHDSCHLKKGLGVAEQPRDLIRMNNNYELVEMNEADRCCGCGGTFTLYHYDLSKQIGGRKRNNIVDTGAQVVSTGCPACMMQMNDMLSQNYDNVEVKHSIELYAETL, translated from the coding sequence ATGTCAGCAGATCTTACTAAACTTGCGAAGCTCCTTCAGGAGCTGGATGACCAGATGGTTGCTTGCATGAAGTGCGGCATGTGTCAGGCTGTTTGTCCAGTTTTCTCCGAAACAATGAAAGAGTCTGACGTAACCCGTGGTAAAATTGCCCTGCTCGAGCGTCTTGCAGCAAAACTTATTAACGATGCAGAAGGTGTTCAGGAAGCTCTGAACCGCTGCCTGCTTTGCGGCTCCTGCGGAGCCAACTGTCCATCCGGCGTACAGATTAGCGATATCTTCATTAAAGCTCGTAGCATTGTTAACGAGTACATGGGGCTTTCCCCAGTGAAAAAAGCTATCCTGCGCGGCATGGTCGGCAACCCTAAGCTTTTCAACATGCTTCTTGATTTCGGTTCTAAGTTCCAGAACCTGATGACATCAAAAGCATCTGAAACTCAGGCTACCCGCAAAGCACTATTGCTTGAGCCATTTATCGGCAACCGTCATTTTAATCCGGTTGCTAAAAAATCACTGCACGCCAAATACGGTACAATTGATACTCCTGCCGGAAAATCCGGTCTGCGAGTGCTCTTCTTCCCTGGCTGTGTAGCGGATAAAATGTACACCAACATGGGCGAAGCATGTCTTAAAGTATTCAAGCATCACGGCGTAGGCGTCTGGATGCCAGCTACTCAGGCTTGCTGTGGTATTCCTGCTCTTTCAGCAGGCGATAGAACTGCCTATGACAAGATGGTGAAATACAACGCGGAAATTTTCGCCGAGGGTAAATATGATTATATTGTTGCCCCGTGCGGTTCCTGTATTTCTACCATCATGAAATACTGGCCTAAGTACGGTAAAGAATATCCGGCTGACGTGCAGGCAAAAATCGAAAAGATTGCTGCCAAAGCAATGGATATTAATGAATTCCTCGTAGATGTTCTTGGTGTAAAACCGCAAGGCGATGCACCTAAGGGCGGAAAAAAGGTGACCTTCCACGATTCTTGTCACCTTAAAAAAGGACTCGGCGTAGCAGAACAGCCACGCGACCTTATCCGCATGAACAATAACTACGAACTGGTAGAAATGAATGAAGCTGACCGTTGCTGTGGATGCGGCGGTACCTTCACATTATACCACTATGATCTGTCTAAACAGATCGGGGGACGTAAGCGTAACAACATTGTTGATACCGGTGCGCAGGTTGTATCTACAGGCTGTCCTGCTTGTATGATGCAAATGAATGATATGCTTTCACAAAACTACGACAATGTAGAAGTAAAGCACAGCATCGAACTCTACGCTGAAACCCTGTAA
- a CDS encoding sigma-54 dependent transcriptional regulator, whose amino-acid sequence MPNILIIDDDVNICETFESLLSRLQYDCSTAQTIAQGFSLLREQEFDVLFLDVRLPDGNGLDYLSDIGHFDNPPEVIILTGDGDPAGAETAIQRGVWDYLVKPASIKDITQTLKRVLKYRQEKRDKSRDTKPLASAHMVGTSSIIQNCFSLMAQAASTDANVLITGETGTGKELTARTIHTNSKRSKGDFVVVDCAALTETLLESTLFGHKKGAFTGAQTDKDGLVKLADNGTLFLDEVGEMPLTIQKSFLRFLQERVFRPVGGTVEEKSDFRLISATNRNLQQMVEQGEFRRDLFFRLKTVHIELPALRLRNDDLEQLSQYRIEKLCKQYGMPTKHFSADFFPTLAKYDWPGNVRELFNALEQALVAAGSESVLYARHLPADIRIKIAQANLVRGLENQTTTETQSPVSEKSDQQSAAPFSFSFDALPTLRQFKSDMEKKYLLQLIAQHGSNIQEILETSGLSRSHLYALLKKYNISL is encoded by the coding sequence ATGCCCAACATTCTGATTATTGATGATGACGTTAATATCTGTGAGACTTTCGAAAGTCTGCTTTCCCGCCTTCAATATGATTGCTCCACAGCACAGACTATTGCTCAAGGATTCAGTCTGCTGCGGGAACAAGAATTTGACGTGCTCTTTCTTGATGTCCGCCTTCCGGATGGCAACGGACTAGACTACCTTTCTGACATCGGACATTTTGATAATCCACCAGAAGTTATTATCTTAACAGGTGATGGCGACCCGGCAGGAGCCGAAACAGCTATTCAACGCGGCGTGTGGGACTACCTTGTAAAACCTGCATCTATCAAAGATATTACGCAGACACTCAAGCGTGTTCTTAAATATCGTCAAGAAAAACGAGATAAAAGCCGCGACACAAAGCCACTAGCCAGTGCCCATATGGTCGGCACCAGCTCTATCATCCAAAACTGTTTCAGTCTGATGGCACAGGCAGCATCTACCGATGCAAACGTGCTCATCACGGGTGAGACAGGAACAGGCAAAGAACTTACGGCACGGACAATACATACCAACAGCAAACGCTCAAAAGGAGATTTTGTTGTTGTTGACTGCGCTGCTTTAACAGAAACCTTGCTTGAATCGACACTGTTCGGACATAAAAAAGGGGCATTTACCGGCGCGCAAACCGATAAGGACGGGTTGGTAAAACTGGCAGACAACGGCACACTGTTTTTAGACGAAGTGGGCGAAATGCCTCTAACTATTCAGAAATCCTTTTTGCGCTTCCTGCAAGAACGGGTCTTTAGACCTGTAGGGGGAACTGTTGAAGAAAAAAGCGATTTCCGCCTTATTTCCGCAACAAACCGTAACCTGCAACAAATGGTCGAACAGGGAGAGTTTCGCCGAGATCTCTTCTTCCGCCTTAAAACAGTCCATATTGAACTTCCTGCTCTTCGTCTTCGTAACGATGACCTTGAACAGCTTTCACAATATAGAATTGAGAAACTCTGCAAACAATATGGAATGCCCACTAAACATTTTTCTGCGGACTTTTTCCCTACGCTAGCCAAATACGACTGGCCGGGAAACGTTCGTGAGTTATTTAACGCCCTTGAACAGGCGTTAGTCGCTGCCGGTTCGGAATCTGTCCTCTACGCAAGACATCTTCCAGCCGACATCCGTATCAAGATTGCACAAGCAAACCTTGTGCGCGGACTGGAAAATCAGACAACTACCGAGACTCAATCACCGGTGTCTGAAAAATCAGACCAGCAATCTGCGGCACCGTTTTCATTTTCTTTCGATGCGCTGCCCACATTGCGACAATTTAAATCTGATATGGAAAAAAAGTACCTTCTACAACTCATCGCGCAGCATGGTTCCAACATTCAAGAAATCTTGGAAACTTCGGGATTATCCCGCTCCCATCTCTATGCATTGCTGAAAAAGTATAATATCTCCTTATAA